From Peromyscus eremicus chromosome 3, PerEre_H2_v1, whole genome shotgun sequence, one genomic window encodes:
- the Cdk5 gene encoding cyclin-dependent kinase 5, protein MQKYEKLEKIGEGTYGTVFKAKNRETHEIVALKRVRLDDDDEGVPSSALREICLLKELKHKNIVRLHDVLHSDKKLTLVFEFCDQDLKKYFDSCNGDLDPEIVKSFLFQLLKGLGFCHSRNVLHRDLKPQNLLINRNGELKLADFGLARAFGIPVRCYSAEVVTLWYRPPDVLFGAKLYSTSIDMWSAGCIFAELANAGRPLFPGNDVDDQLKRIFRLLGTPTEEQWPAMTKLPDYKPYPMYPATTSLVNVVPKLNATGRDLLQNLLKCNPVQRISAEEALQHPYFSDFCPP, encoded by the exons ATGCAGAAATACGAGAAACTGGAGAAGATTGGGGAAG GCACCTATGGAACTGTGTTCAAGGCCAAAAACCGGGAAACCCATGAGATTGTGGCTCTGAAGCGTGTCAGGCTGGATGATGACGATGAG GGTGTGCCGAGTTCAGCCCTCCGGGAGATCTGTCTACTCAAGGAACTGAAGCACAAAAACATTGTTAG GCTTCATGATGTCCTGCATAGTGACAAGAAGCTGACGTTGGTTTTTGAGTTCTGTGATCAG GACCTGAAGAAATATTTTGACAGCTGCAATGGTGACCTGGACCCTGAGATTGTGAAG TCATTCCTCTTCCAGCTGCTGAAAGGCCTGGGATTCTGTCACAGCCGAAACGTGCTGCATAGGGACCTGAAGCCCCAGAACCTGCTCATAAACAGG AATGGGGAGTTGAAATTGGCTGATTTTGGCCTGGCTCGAGCCTTTGGTATCCCAGTCCGCTGCTACTCTGCTGAG GTGGTCACGCTGTGGTACCGCCCACCGGATGTCCTCTTTGGGGCCAAGCTGTACTCCACGTCCATCGACATGTGGTCAGCCGGCTGCATCTTTGCAG AGCTGGCTAATGCGGGGCGGCCTCTCTTCCCTGGCAATGATGTGGATGACCAGCTGAAGAGGATCTTTCGA CTGCTAGGAACCCCGACCGAGGAACAGTGGCCCGCCATGACCAAGCTGCCAGACTATAAG CCCTACCCAATGTACCCAGCCACAACGTCCTTGGTGAACGTCGTACCCAAGCTCAATGCCACAGGGAGAGACCTGTTGCAG AACCTGTTGAAGTGTAACCCTGTGCAGCGCATCTCAGCAGAGGAGGCCTTGCAGCACCCCTACTTCTCTGACTtctgtcccccatag
- the Asic3 gene encoding acid-sensing ion channel 3, whose amino-acid sequence MKPPSGLEEARRRRQASDIRVFASSCTMHGLGHVFGPGGLTLRRGLWATAVLLSLAAFLYQVAERVRYYGEFHHKTTLDERESHQLTFPAVTLCNINPLRRSRLTPNDLHWAGTALLGLDPAEHAAYLRALGQPPAPPGFMPSPTFDMAQLYARAGHSLEDMLLDCRYRGQPCGPENFTVIFTRMGQCYTFNSGLHGAELLTTPKGGAGNGLEIMLDVQQEEYLPIWKDMEETPFEVGIRVQIHSQEEPPAIDQLGFGAAPGHQTFVSCQQQQLSFLPPPWGDCNTASVDPDFDPEPSDPLGSPNPSPSPPYSLIGCRLACETRYVARKCGCRMMHMPGNSPVCSPQQYKDCASPALDAMLRKDTCVCPNPCAITRYAKELSMVRIPSRASARYLAQKYNRSETYIAENVLVLDIFFEALNYETVEQKAAYEVSELLGDIGGQMGLFIGASLLTILEILDYLCEVFRDRVLGYFWNRRSSQRRSGSTLLQEGLNGHRTHVPHLSLGPRPATPPCAVTKTLSASHRTCYLVTRL is encoded by the exons ATGAAACCCCCCTCAGGACTGGAGGAGGCCCGGCGGCGGCGACAGGCCTCAGACATCCGGGTGTTCGCCAGCAGCTGTACAATGCATGGTCTGGGCCACGTCTTTGGCCCTGGAGGCCTGACCCTGCGCCGTGGGCTTTGGGCCACAGCTGTGCTCCTGTCTCTGGCGGCCTTCCTCTACCAAGTGGCTGAGCGGGTGCGCTACTATGGGGAGTTCCACCACAAGACCACCCTAGATGAGCGTGAGAGCCACCAGCTCACCTTCCCTGCTGTCACTCTGTGTAACATCAATCCGCTGCGCCGCTCACGCCTCACACCCAACGACTTGCATTGGGCTGGGACAGCGCTGCTGGGCCTGGACCCTGCTGAACATGCTGCCTACCTTCGTGCCCTGGGCCAGCCCCCTGCACCGCCTGGCTTCATGCCCAGTCCCACCTTCGACATGGCACAACTCTACGCCAGAGCCGGCCACTCCCTTGAGGACATGTTGCTGGACTGCCGCTACCGTGGCCAGCCCTGTGGGCCTGAGAACTTCACTGTG ATCTTCACTCGAATGGGGCAGTGCTATACCTTCAACTCCGGCCTCCACGGGGCAGAGCTGCTCACCACTCCAAAGGGTGGCGCTGGCAATGGGTTGGAGATTATGTTGGATGTACAGCAGGAGGAGTATCTGCCCATCTGGAAGGACATGG AAGAGACCCCGTTTGAGGTGGGGATCCGAGtgcagatccacagccaggagGAGCCCCCTGCCATTGACCAGCTGGGCTTCGGGGCAGCCCCAGGCCACCAGACTTTTGTGTCCTGCCAGCAGCAGCAA CTGAGCTTCCTGCCACCACCCTGGGGTGACTGCAATACTGCATCTGTGGATCCCGACTTTGATCCAGAGCCCTCTGATCCCCTGGGTTCCCCtaaccccagccccagccctcctTATAGTTTAATAGGGTGTCGTCTGGCCTGTGAGACCCGCTATGTGGCTCGGAAGTGTGGATGTCGAATGATGCATATGCCTG GAAACTCGCCAGTGTGCAGCCCCCAGCAGTACAAGGACTGTGCCAGCCCAGCTCTGG ATGCCATGCTGCGAAAGGACACGTGTGTCTGTCCCAATCCGTGCGCCATCACGCGCTACGCCAAGGAGCTCTCCATGGTGCGGATTCCTAGCCGCGCTTCAGCTCGCTACCTGGCCCAGAAATACAACCGCAGCGAGACCTATATCGC GGAGAACGTTCTGGTTCTGGACATCTTCTTTGAGGCCCTCAACTATGAGACAGTGGAGCAGAAGGCTGCCTATGAAGTGTCGGAGCTGCTGG GAGACATTGGGGGACAAATGGGACTGTTTATTGGAGCCAGCCTGCTTACCATCCTCGAGATCCTTGACTACCTCTGTGAG gttttccgagacagagtcCTGGGGTATTTCTGGAACAGAAGGAGCTCTCAAAGACGCTCTGGCAGTACTCTG CTTCAGGAAGGGTTGAATGGCCATCGAACACACGTTCCCCACCTCAGCCTGGGCCCCAG GCCTGCCACCCCTCCCTGTGCTGTCACCAAGACACTCTCTGCCTCCCACCGGACCTGTTACCTCGTCACAAGGCTCTAG
- the Abcb8 gene encoding mitochondrial potassium channel ATP-binding subunit isoform X2, which translates to MRVRLPLLVAPVLLPHHVGSLISGRNSGCSISRLVATIPALPDVLSAQLALGAALVNVQIPLLLGQLVEIVAKYMRDRVGSFMSESRRLSTQLLLLYGVQGLLTFGYLVLLSHIGERMAMDMRKALFSSLLRQDIAFFDAKKTGQLVSRLTTDVQEFKSSFKLVISQGLRSCTQVIGSLVSLSMLSPRLTLLLAIATPALMGVGTLIGSGLRKLSRQCQEQVARATGVADEALGNVRTVRAFAMEQREEERYQAELESCRCKAEELGRGIALFQGLSNIAFNCMVLGTLFVGGSLVAGQQLRGGDLMSFLVASQTVQRSMASLSVLFGQVVRGMSAGARVFEYMALSPCIPLTGGSCIPSKDLHGSITFHNVSFSYPCRPGFEVLKDFTLTLPPGKIVALVGQSGGGKTTVASLLERFYDPTAGMVTLDGHDLRTLNPSWLRGQVIGFISQEPVLFGTTIMENIRFGKLEASDEEVYRAAREANAHEFISSFPDGYSTIVGERGTTLSGGQKQRLAIARALIKQPTVLILDEATSALDAESERVVQEALDRASAGRTVLVIAHRLSTVRAAHRIVVMANGQVCEAGTHEELLKKGGLYAELIRRQALDAPLTSTPTAEKPEDPSSRQWKA; encoded by the exons ATGAGAGTGAGATTGCCGTTGCTAGTTGCTCCTGTCTTACTGCCTCATCATGTTGGTTCACTTATTTCGGGTCGGAATTCGGGGTGCTCCATTTCCAGGCTGGTCGCTACAATCCCTGCGCTTCCAGACGTTCTCAGTGCCCAG CTGGCCTTGGGTGCGGCACTAGTGAACGTGCAGATCCCCCTGCTCCTGGGCCAGCTGGTGGAGATTGTGGCCAAGTACATGAGGGACCGCGTGGGGAGTTTCATGTCTGAGTCCCGCAGGCTCAGTACCCAGCTGCTCCTACTCTACGGTGTTCAG GGACTGCTGACCTTCGGATACCTAGTGCTGCTATCGCACATTGGTGAGCGCATGGCCATGGACATGCGCAAAGCCCTTTTCAGCTCCCTGCTCCG GCAAGACATTGCTTTCTTTGATGCCAAAAAGACAGGGCAGCTAGTGAGCCGCTTGACTACCGATGTGCAAGAATTCAAGTCATCCTTCAAGCTTGTCATCTCCCAG GGACTGCGCAGCTGCACCCAGGTGATTGGGAGCCTGGTGTCCCTGTCTATGCTGTCCCCACGCCTCACACTGCTGCTGGCCATCGCCACACCTGCCCTCATGGGAGTGGGCACCCTGATAGGCTCAGGTCTCCGGAAGTTGTCTCGCCAGTGTCAGGAGCAG GTTGCCAGGGCAACAGGCGTAGCAGACGAGGCCCTAGGCAATGTTCGGACTGTGCGGGCCTTTGCTAtggagcagagggaagagga ACGCTATCAAGCAGAGCTGGAGTCATGCCGCTGTAAGGCAGAAGAGCTGGGCAGGGGCATTGCCTTGTTCCAAGGGCTCTCCAACATCGCTTTCAACT GTATGGTCTTGGGCACCCTGTTCGTCGGGGGCTCCCTTGTGGCTGGGCAGCAGCTGAGAGGAGGAGACCTCATGTCCTTCCTGGTGGCTTCGCAGACGGTACAAAG GTCTATGGCCAGCCTCTCTGTCCTGTTTGGTCAG GTGGTACGTGGGATGAGCGCAGGTGCCCGAGTCTTTGAGTACATGGCCCTGAGCCCCTGCATCCCATTGACGGGGGGCAGCTGCATCCCTAGCAAGGACCTTCATGGCTCCATCACCTTCCACAATGTCAGCTTCAG CTACCCCTGCCGCCCTGGCTTTGAGGTGCTCAAGGACTTCACCCTGACGCTACCACCTGGCAAGATTGTGGCCCTTGTGGGCCAGTCTGGGGGAG GAAAGACCACGGTGGCTTCCCTGCTGGAGCGCTTCTATGACCCCACAGCTGGCATGGTGACACTGGATGGGCATGACCTGCGTACGCTCAACCCCTCCTGGCTCCGGGGCCAGGTCATAGGTTTCATCAGCCAG GAGCCGGTCCTGTTTGGAACAACAATCATGGAGAATATCCGATTCGGAAAGCTGGAGGCCTCTGACGAAGAGGTGTATAGAGCTGCACGAGAAGCCAATGCCCACGAGTTCATCAGCAGCTTCCCTGATGGCTACAGCACCATAGTTG GTGAGCGGGGCACAACCTTGTCTGGTGGCCAGAAGCAACGCCTAGCCATCGCACGTGCCCTCATCAAGCAGCCCACTGTGCTGATCCTGGATGAGGCCACCAGTGCACTAGATGCAGAGTCTGAAAGGGTGGTACAGGAGGCACTGGACCGGGCCAGTGCTGGTCGCACCGTGTTAGTCATTGCCCACCGGCTCAGTACTGTCCGTGCAGCGCACCGCATCGTCGTCATGGCCAATGGCCAAGTCTGTGAG gctGGGACCCACGAAGAACTTCTCAAAAAGGGTGGGCTGTATGCAGAGCTTATCCGGAGACAAGCCCTAGATGCCCCACTGACCTCGACCCCAACTGCAGAGAAGCCTGAAGACCCCAGCAGCCGCCAGTGGAAAGCCTGA
- the Abcb8 gene encoding mitochondrial potassium channel ATP-binding subunit isoform X1, translated as MLVHLFRVGIRGAPFPGWSLQSLRFQTFSVPRSSDDRFSSCLLRAVAQLRSQLRAHLPRVPPASRRSPSVWCWVGGTLVVPAVLWQHPRLCLIALCEAEGSPPAYPTPSALELRFNWKFFWHFLHPHLLALGVAIVLALGAALVNVQIPLLLGQLVEIVAKYMRDRVGSFMSESRRLSTQLLLLYGVQGLLTFGYLVLLSHIGERMAMDMRKALFSSLLRQDIAFFDAKKTGQLVSRLTTDVQEFKSSFKLVISQGLRSCTQVIGSLVSLSMLSPRLTLLLAIATPALMGVGTLIGSGLRKLSRQCQEQVARATGVADEALGNVRTVRAFAMEQREEERYQAELESCRCKAEELGRGIALFQGLSNIAFNCMVLGTLFVGGSLVAGQQLRGGDLMSFLVASQTVQRSMASLSVLFGQVVRGMSAGARVFEYMALSPCIPLTGGSCIPSKDLHGSITFHNVSFSYPCRPGFEVLKDFTLTLPPGKIVALVGQSGGGKTTVASLLERFYDPTAGMVTLDGHDLRTLNPSWLRGQVIGFISQEPVLFGTTIMENIRFGKLEASDEEVYRAAREANAHEFISSFPDGYSTIVGERGTTLSGGQKQRLAIARALIKQPTVLILDEATSALDAESERVVQEALDRASAGRTVLVIAHRLSTVRAAHRIVVMANGQVCEAGTHEELLKKGGLYAELIRRQALDAPLTSTPTAEKPEDPSSRQWKA; from the exons ATGTTGGTTCACTTATTTCGGGTCGGAATTCGGGGTGCTCCATTTCCAGGCTGGTCGCTACAATCCCTGCGCTTCCAGACGTTCTCAGTGCCCAG GTCCTCAGATGACCGGTTCAGCTCATGCCTCCTCCGGGCAGTGGCCCAGCTGCGGTCACAGCTCCGGGCTCACCTCCCTCGAGTCCCACCAGCTTCCCGACGGAGCCCCTCTGTCTGGTGTTGGGTTGGGGGGACCTTGGTGGTTCCTGCAGTGCTCTGGCAGCACCCCCGCCTCTGCCTTATAGCACTGTGTGAAGCCGAAGGGTCCCCTCCTGCCTACCCCACGCCCAGCGCCCTGGAGCTGCGTTTTAACTGGAAGTTCTTCTGGCATTTCCTTCACCCCCACCTGCTGGCCCTGGGGGTAGCCATTGTG CTGGCCTTGGGTGCGGCACTAGTGAACGTGCAGATCCCCCTGCTCCTGGGCCAGCTGGTGGAGATTGTGGCCAAGTACATGAGGGACCGCGTGGGGAGTTTCATGTCTGAGTCCCGCAGGCTCAGTACCCAGCTGCTCCTACTCTACGGTGTTCAG GGACTGCTGACCTTCGGATACCTAGTGCTGCTATCGCACATTGGTGAGCGCATGGCCATGGACATGCGCAAAGCCCTTTTCAGCTCCCTGCTCCG GCAAGACATTGCTTTCTTTGATGCCAAAAAGACAGGGCAGCTAGTGAGCCGCTTGACTACCGATGTGCAAGAATTCAAGTCATCCTTCAAGCTTGTCATCTCCCAG GGACTGCGCAGCTGCACCCAGGTGATTGGGAGCCTGGTGTCCCTGTCTATGCTGTCCCCACGCCTCACACTGCTGCTGGCCATCGCCACACCTGCCCTCATGGGAGTGGGCACCCTGATAGGCTCAGGTCTCCGGAAGTTGTCTCGCCAGTGTCAGGAGCAG GTTGCCAGGGCAACAGGCGTAGCAGACGAGGCCCTAGGCAATGTTCGGACTGTGCGGGCCTTTGCTAtggagcagagggaagagga ACGCTATCAAGCAGAGCTGGAGTCATGCCGCTGTAAGGCAGAAGAGCTGGGCAGGGGCATTGCCTTGTTCCAAGGGCTCTCCAACATCGCTTTCAACT GTATGGTCTTGGGCACCCTGTTCGTCGGGGGCTCCCTTGTGGCTGGGCAGCAGCTGAGAGGAGGAGACCTCATGTCCTTCCTGGTGGCTTCGCAGACGGTACAAAG GTCTATGGCCAGCCTCTCTGTCCTGTTTGGTCAG GTGGTACGTGGGATGAGCGCAGGTGCCCGAGTCTTTGAGTACATGGCCCTGAGCCCCTGCATCCCATTGACGGGGGGCAGCTGCATCCCTAGCAAGGACCTTCATGGCTCCATCACCTTCCACAATGTCAGCTTCAG CTACCCCTGCCGCCCTGGCTTTGAGGTGCTCAAGGACTTCACCCTGACGCTACCACCTGGCAAGATTGTGGCCCTTGTGGGCCAGTCTGGGGGAG GAAAGACCACGGTGGCTTCCCTGCTGGAGCGCTTCTATGACCCCACAGCTGGCATGGTGACACTGGATGGGCATGACCTGCGTACGCTCAACCCCTCCTGGCTCCGGGGCCAGGTCATAGGTTTCATCAGCCAG GAGCCGGTCCTGTTTGGAACAACAATCATGGAGAATATCCGATTCGGAAAGCTGGAGGCCTCTGACGAAGAGGTGTATAGAGCTGCACGAGAAGCCAATGCCCACGAGTTCATCAGCAGCTTCCCTGATGGCTACAGCACCATAGTTG GTGAGCGGGGCACAACCTTGTCTGGTGGCCAGAAGCAACGCCTAGCCATCGCACGTGCCCTCATCAAGCAGCCCACTGTGCTGATCCTGGATGAGGCCACCAGTGCACTAGATGCAGAGTCTGAAAGGGTGGTACAGGAGGCACTGGACCGGGCCAGTGCTGGTCGCACCGTGTTAGTCATTGCCCACCGGCTCAGTACTGTCCGTGCAGCGCACCGCATCGTCGTCATGGCCAATGGCCAAGTCTGTGAG gctGGGACCCACGAAGAACTTCTCAAAAAGGGTGGGCTGTATGCAGAGCTTATCCGGAGACAAGCCCTAGATGCCCCACTGACCTCGACCCCAACTGCAGAGAAGCCTGAAGACCCCAGCAGCCGCCAGTGGAAAGCCTGA